Proteins from one Bos indicus x Bos taurus breed Angus x Brahman F1 hybrid chromosome 19, Bos_hybrid_MaternalHap_v2.0, whole genome shotgun sequence genomic window:
- the LOC113878298 gene encoding olfactory receptor 1A1-like, producing MRDENQSSVLDFFLLGVSSHQEQEDFFFVLFLFIYPITLIGNLLIILAIHSDIRLHNPMYFLLANLSFVDIFFSSVTIPKALANHLLGSKAISFGGCLTQMYFMIALGNTDSYILAAMAYDRAVAITRPLHYTIIMSPWTCVLLVIGSWVVGNGNALPHTLLTASLSFCGNQEVANFYCDITPLLKLSCSDIHFNVKMMYLGVGVFSMPLLCIIISYVRVFSTVLRVPSTKGVLKAFSTCGSHLTVVSLYYGTVMGMYFRPLTSYSLKDAVITVMYIAVTPVLNPFIYTLRNRVMKDALEKLFSKRTSSHPT from the coding sequence ATGAGAGATGAAAACCAATCCTCTGTCCTGGATTTCTTCCTCCTAGGAGTTAGTAGTCATCAGGAACAAGAAGACTTCTTCTTCGTCCTTTTCTTGTTCATTTACCCCATCACATTGAttggaaacctgctcatcatcTTGGCCATTCACTCTGACATTCGCCTCCACAACCCCATGTATTTTCTTCTTGCCAACCTCTCCTTCGTTGACATCTTCTTCTCCTCTGTAACCATCCCTAAGGCGCTGGCCAACCACCTCCTGGGCAGCAAAGCCATCTCCTTTGGAGGATGCCTAACACAGATGTATTTCATGATTGCCTTGGGTAACACAGATAGTTACATCCTGGCTGCTATGGCCTATGATCGAGCTGTGGCCATCACCCGCCCACTTCATTACACAATAATTATGAGCCCATGGACTTGTGTCCTGCTAGTCATTGGGTCTTGGGTGGTTGGAAATGGCAATGCCCTCCCCCACACTCTGCTCACAGCTAGCCTGTCCTTCTGTGGAAACCAGGAAGTGGCCAACTTCTACTGTGACATTACCCCTTTGCTCAAGCTGTCCTGTTCTGACATCCACTTTAATGTGAAGATGATGTACCTGGGGGTTGGTGTTTTTTCCATGCCATTACTATGCATCATCATCTCTTATGTTCGAGTCTTTTCCACAGTCTTACGGGTTCCATCCACCAAAGGTGTGctcaaagccttctccacctgtggctcCCACCTCACCGTTGTTTCTCTGTATTATGGGACAGTCATGGGCATGTACTTCCGCCCTCTGACTAGTTACAGCCTAAAGGATGCAGTGATAACCGTGATGTACATCGCAGTAACTCCAGTGTTAAATCCTTTCATCTATACTCTGAGAAATAGGGTCatgaaagatgccctggaaaaacTCTTCAGCAAGAGAACGTCCTCACATCCAACATGA
- the LOC113878397 gene encoding olfactory receptor 1A1-like produces the protein MREDNQSSTLDFILLGVSGQQEEEDVFFILFLFIYPITLIGNLLIILAIRFDVRLHNPMYFLLASLSFVDIFFSSVTIPKALANHLLGTKAISFGGCLTQMCFMLALGNTDSYILAAMAFDRAVAITRPLHYTTIMSPRTCVLLVIGSWVIGNVNAFPHTLLTASLSFCGNQEVANFYCDIASLLKLSCSDTHFNVKMMYLGAAVFSVPLLCIIISYVRVFSTVLRVPSTKGVLKAFSTCGSHLTVVSLYYGTVMGMYFRPLTSYSLKDAVITVMYIAVTPMLNPFIYSLRNRDMKAALGKLFSRRIFS, from the coding sequence ATGAGAGAAGACAACCAGTCCTCTACCCTCGATTTCATCCTCCTGGGAGTTAGCGGTcagcaggaagaggaagatgTCTTCTTCATCCTCTTTCTGTTCATTTACCCCATCACGCTGAttggaaacctgctcatcatcTTGGCCATTCGCTTCGATGTTCGCCTCCACAACCCCATGTATTTTCTCCTTGCCAGCCTCTCCTTCGTTGACATCTTCTTCTCCTCTGTGACTATCCCTAAGGCATTGGCCAACCATCTCCTGGGCACCAAAGCCATCTCCTTTGGAGGATGCCTAACACAGATGTGTTTCATGTTAGCTCTGGGTAACACAGATAGTTATATCCTGGCTGCTATGGCCTTTGATCGAGCTGTGGCCATCACTCGCCCACTTCATTACACAACAATTATGAGCCCACGGACTTGTGTCCTGCTAGTCATTGGGTCTTGGGTGATTGGAAATGTCAATGCCTTCCCCCACACTCTGCTCACAGCTAGCCTGTCCTTCTGTGGAAACCAGGAAGTGGCCAACTTCTACTGTGACATTGCCTCTTTGCTCAAGCTGTCCTGTTCTGACACCCACTTTAATGTGAAGATGATGTACCTGGGGGCTGCTGTTTTCTCTGTGCCATTACTATGCATCATCATCTCTTATGTTCGGGTCTTTTCCACAGTCTTACGGGTTCCATCCACCAAAGGTGTGctcaaagccttctccacctgtggctcCCACCTCACCGTTGTTTCTCTGTATTATGGGACAGTCATGGGCATGTACTTCCGCCCTCTGACTAGTTACAGCCTAAAGGACGCTGTGATAACTGTGATGTACATCGCAGTGACTCCAATGCTAAATCCTttcatctacagtctgaggaaTCGGGACATGAAGGCTGCCCTGGGGAAACTCTTCAGCAGGAGAATCTTCTCATAA